A section of the Acidobacteriota bacterium genome encodes:
- a CDS encoding metal-sulfur cluster assembly factor: MPLTQEDVLSALRQCYDPEIPVNIVDLGLIYDVRFDALPEDQQDVTVEMTLTAQGCPEHVNISAQVKSRVEQLPGVRNANVNVVWEPPWTPERLSPDARKQLGIE; this comes from the coding sequence ATGCCGTTAACCCAGGAAGACGTTCTTAGTGCCCTCAGGCAGTGTTATGACCCCGAAATCCCCGTCAACATTGTCGATTTGGGCCTGATCTATGACGTGCGCTTCGACGCACTACCGGAAGACCAGCAGGACGTCACCGTAGAGATGACACTCACTGCTCAAGGTTGCCCGGAGCACGTCAACATCAGTGCGCAGGTGAAGTCGCGAGTGGAACAACTTCCGGGTGTGCGCAATGCCAATGTCAACGTGGTCTGGGAGCCACCCTGGACCCCAGAACGCCTCAGCCCCGACGCGCGCAAGCAACTGGGGATTGAGTAG
- a CDS encoding P1 family peptidase, protein MTCSVRTLSVLLLVSVSAFGQGKPRARDLGVPFDGDPGPLNAITDVRGVEVGHTTLISGSGKLKVGEGPVRTGVTAVLPRGKDSLDAVFGAWFTLNGNGEMTGTTWLDDSGFLEGPVMITNTHSVGVVRDSVIAWRIKKAPPDSEGYSWSLPVVAETADDDLNDMNGFHVKPEHVFHALNSAHGGPVEEGNVGGGTGMICNEFKGGIGTASRVLPAKLGGYTVGVLVQCNYGRRSQLRIAGVPVGKEIPDHLVRDEDIGSIIIVVATDAPLIPTQLKRVVRRASLGLGRVGSFSGDGSGDIFIAFSTANPGAANPKEIRDLKMLPNQHLNPIFLATVQATEEAVVNAMVAAETMTGINDTTVIALPHDKLREVLKKYNRLVK, encoded by the coding sequence ATGACTTGTTCCGTCCGAACTCTGTCTGTGCTCCTCCTCGTGAGTGTTTCCGCATTCGGCCAAGGCAAGCCACGCGCACGCGATCTCGGCGTTCCCTTCGATGGAGATCCAGGACCGCTCAACGCAATCACCGACGTCAGAGGCGTCGAAGTCGGCCATACGACATTGATCTCTGGCAGCGGCAAGCTCAAGGTGGGCGAAGGTCCCGTCCGCACCGGCGTCACGGCTGTACTACCGCGGGGGAAAGATTCCCTGGATGCGGTGTTTGGCGCGTGGTTCACGCTCAACGGCAATGGTGAGATGACCGGCACAACCTGGCTCGACGACTCGGGCTTTCTCGAAGGCCCGGTCATGATCACGAACACGCACAGCGTCGGCGTCGTGCGGGATTCGGTCATTGCGTGGCGTATCAAAAAGGCTCCGCCCGATTCCGAAGGCTATAGCTGGTCCCTGCCCGTGGTGGCCGAAACGGCCGACGATGACCTCAACGACATGAACGGCTTTCATGTGAAGCCAGAACATGTTTTCCACGCGCTCAACAGCGCTCACGGTGGACCGGTCGAAGAAGGCAACGTGGGCGGCGGGACGGGCATGATCTGCAATGAGTTCAAGGGAGGGATTGGTACCGCTTCTCGCGTCCTGCCTGCCAAACTGGGCGGTTACACGGTCGGGGTGCTGGTCCAGTGCAATTACGGACGGCGAAGCCAGCTTCGTATCGCAGGCGTACCCGTGGGCAAGGAAATTCCCGATCACCTGGTGCGCGACGAAGACATAGGCTCCATCATCATCGTGGTGGCCACCGATGCACCGCTGATTCCGACCCAGCTCAAGCGCGTGGTGCGCCGGGCATCTCTTGGACTGGGACGTGTCGGCAGTTTTTCAGGCGACGGCTCGGGAGACATTTTTATCGCCTTCTCGACCGCGAACCCAGGCGCTGCGAACCCGAAGGAAATTCGTGATTTAAAGATGCTGCCCAACCAGCATTTGAATCCTATTTTTCTCGCCACCGTCCAGGCAACCGAAGAGGCCGTCGTCAATGCGATGGTCGCGGCGGAAACCATGACAGGCATCAACGACACGACCGTGATTGCATTACCGCACGACAAGTTGCGAGAGGTTTTGAAGAAATACAACCGGCTCGTGAAGTGA